CAATATCTACAGTCTATTGATTTGTTGTTGTTGTCTGTTGAGTTGCGAAGGTGCGCTGCGACTTAACGTAAACAgttgttttgatattatttgagATTCGACGCAGTTTTCGTCATTGAAACTAACCTGTCCTTActgttttaacattattaagaaAACGATTTGGCTTGAAAAAAGTCTTGCCTTCCAAACATTTTTGTGTTCTTAAATATTctcaatgatttttttcttctagttataaataatcaagaaGTATCAGCTAGATGGTCGTATGGGCAGCCTACCTGATCTGACGGAGCTTTCGCGGCCGCACAGCATCCGAAACGCCGCGAGGACCGTATCCGATCCTCATCGTCATCGGACTGTGATACAACAGGTAGATAATCATAGGACATACTGTGTCACACGACTTTCCTCGATACTAATATATTACACGTTTCAGCTACCTGCAAATACGATACACAGGAAAGAATGGCTTTGGAGGAAGACAAGAACACCGGTCAAACTCCCTGCCACTCTGCCCCGGGGTCGACGGGATTCCGCCGCTTCATCAGTAGGAGCGGCGTCAATCCGTCGGCTTATAACAAGACAGCCCCCAAAACTTCCAAAACCACTCATCAGACGATTCACGCTACTATGCATAGCCAGTGGCCTCTGTTCAACAGCTCTTCTGCCTTTCACAGCATTCGCTGGCGCAGAGGCAGGTTCTGTGCCTTTGGCAATTATGCACATGGTAGCCGCGATTGTCGCTCCATTCTCACCTCTCATCCTCCAAAAGACGGGAACACGTATAGTTGTCACCGTGGCACATATTCTTATTTGTATACTACTCATTGCTCACACGATTGCAACTCCGTTAGCGATACTGCTTCCTCTTTACGCCATTTGTGGGTTCTCACTTTCTCCGATGTCGCTAGCTCTGTCGGCATCTGCGACATCGTTAGCACAAACTGCCGGCgatgaaattaaaagaaagatTGCCCTGCGGAGGGCATTAAGAGCTCTCAGGGCCGCACAGGATTTAGGATTAGTTTGTGGATCTCTGATGCTAGGAGGAGCACTTGTAATTTGGCCTGAAACTCACTCACAAGAAATGCAACTAAATAATACCGACCCAAACATGACCTTACAATCTTTTCCTTCAGCGGAAGAATACTATTCGGATGAGGACTACGAGGTATCTATTACATTGCCTCTATCACTTGCCGTAAATATAATGACAGTGAGGAATAACCAAAGAGATAATTCCAGGAAACCACTTGTGGTTCTGCTGGCTGTCCTGGTATGCAGTTCCTCTTAGGTTCGTCACTCAACTCTGTGGGCCGCAGAGTGCTAGTCGGACTGTGGGCTATTCTTGCTTTATTGGCCTCATTGCTAGGCCTCTATGGAGCTGCCTCCACACCGGCCCCACCACCTGATGCACGGTCCGTGCTCAGGGACCCTCGGACGTTACTTGGCACCCCGATGGGTCTATTCATCGGTCTTCAACAgggatttatttatacttcttatattaaggtatatatatgtatatggaaATTATACTTTTCTAAAATCTATGTATAATACAGTATAGTTACGGACAGAAAAAgaattgaatgttttttaaagaaacagacttaataacaaaattctcCATAAAACTACACAAATAACTACATAGTTTGGCCATAAATACTGTTACATGAAACTTTCCTTTCTTTTTCaacctttaattaatttgaactgTGACCAGTGTATTATGTTCTAAACAGCTTTTGATTTTgctctattttatatattcttcgtattcattatcaaattacaatacGGTATAGTCTGCTAAAGAAAATAGTATTGCAGTGATCGCCTTAGACAAAGTGGGTATGCAGCCTTCGATCATATCCCAGATACTTTAAGAGCTTGGTATCCACCATCGTTTGTCATTTGTTGTCACTTCGTTTGTCTAATACCAGATAAGATCGGGGACGCGTCGTGCtgttaaaactataaaggCCTTTAATGCCGTTAAAGCCAGAATTTGTCGAAATCTAAGGCAGTAAAAAATCTAAACGTGAGAAATGAAGATTGCCGCTAGGTGTCTGTcgcttattataaaaatagacttGACGCTCGATATTTATCGACGATGTGCAGCTCACAAGATACAGACAGAAATATCAACTTCACCGATGAAAAAATTCTCATAATCGAAGAACactacaataaacaaaatgataaaatgtaCGCTCACATTTCCAAAGAAGCTGctcaagtaattataaaactacaatGTGACCATCAACTACCATCATGCATCATTGATATTTTGTTGGGGCGTATCTTATCAAGTCATCACAAAATCAAATTCAGACGAATGTTTCAAATGCAGTCCTGGATCACGTGAAACCTCatagaaaaatactttttaaaaatataccgtGAACTTTTCAGCAGGTAACAAAGCGAGAACTACCCAAGCCTGGATTGAAACCCACATTCCGG
This Danaus plexippus chromosome Z, MEX_DaPlex, whole genome shotgun sequence DNA region includes the following protein-coding sequences:
- the LOC116777417 gene encoding uncharacterized protein LOC116777417 — its product is MGSLPDLTELSRPHSIRNAARTVSDPHRHRTVIQQLPANTIHRKEWLWRKTRTPVKLPATLPRGRRDSAASSVGAASIRRLITRQPPKLPKPLIRRFTLLCIASGLCSTALLPFTAFAGAEAGSVPLAIMHMVAAIVAPFSPLILQKTGTRIVVTVAHILICILLIAHTIATPLAILLPLYAICGFSLSPMSLALSASATSLAQTAGDEIKRKIALRRALRALRAAQDLGLVCGSLMLGGALVIWPETHSQEMQLNNTDPNMTLQSFPSAEEYYSDEDYEETTCGSAGCPGMQFLLGSSLNSVGRRVLVGLWAILALLASLLGLYGAASTPAPPPDARSVLRDPRTLLGTPMGLFIGLQQGFIYTSYIKWYGVCVGGWSSAFRALVGAGALQALAAATLSMAAARGRRGALTAGGAAAHASLLLAMLRWRAARSDLALPAVAAAAWGACAALWDVLQAGICVGGGGWRGPWSATLAARHTGLALACAARTFLCVKTQLAVLALSLASALASHGTLELRVRRSERHRS